The following is a genomic window from Adhaeribacter radiodurans.
CCGGTCCGTAATAAATTCCAAATTTTCTTTCACCGCTTGTTTCAGGAGCCAAGCAACTGGGTTGAACCAGCATAAGATACCAGTAACTTCCACAAGCAGTACATCCAAGGTATGCCATTGGCGCACATGGATGTGCTCATGCTGCAAGATGGCAGTAAGCTCTTCCGGTGAATGCTGACTAGAATGAAGATAGACTGTTTGCCAGAAGGAAAATGGGTTTATCCTGTTTTTTACCTGGCGGTAGGAAAACCCGTTATGCCAGGCAGGAATGGACGAGCGGTGAATAGGATATAAAGAAAAGAGTTGAACGAGAAAGCGCAAAGCTGTGAGCACCACCCCCGACCCAAAAAGAAATCCAAGAACTAGCCAGAAAGAAGATGCTGGTACTCGCTCCGGTATCAAGTAAAGGGTTCTCCAATCAGAAACAATAACCGTAAAGGGAACACTAAAGTCCGGCTGTTTACTAAATAACTGAGAAATATCTATCAGCGGATAGGTCAAGGAAAAGCCAATGCCGAGGACCAGAAAGAAGCGGTTTAAGGTACAAAAAGTAAGGGGACGCAGCAGAAAACGGTACGCCAGGTAAAAGAGCACCAAAGCGAAATTAACTTGCAACAGGTATACAAACAAGGCTGGCATCTTATTCAGATTTACGTTTTTCAATCATTTCAATAATTTCCTGGAGTTCGGCGGCGCCTATCTGTTGCTCCTGGGCAAAAAAGGAAACGAGCTCTTTGTAAGAGTTTTGAAAATAATCACCGATGAAGTTGCTCATAAAACTCCGGCTGTAATCTTTTTCCTGAATCAGAGGAGTGTAGCGGTAAGAATAACCTAGCTTTTCACTCTGGATAAAACCCTTTTGTTCGAGCTTTTTGACGGTGGACGCTAAAGTAGTATAAGGTGGTTGGGGAGCGGGAAGATGCTCCAGAAAGTCCTTGATGAATCCACCATTGGTTCGCCAAATAACCTGCATGGTTTCCTCTTCTGGTTTAGTTAATCTTTCCATTTATACGACTTTTCCGTATATCTACGAATTAATCGTATAAATGGAAAGATTATTTCAAAAAATTTACTATTTATTTTTTAGGTGAGTCAGGAAGTACCCTTTTCAGGTGAAAAAGCCAAAGATTTTAGCAGGCTTTTCTCTAAACTCGCCTCAAGTGCCAACCTAATTTACTATTTTCCAAGATGGCTAGAGGAGATAGAATTTTAACAAGAAGGGAAACTTAATGCCAGTTACTTTTCCATTATTTATTACATTGTTATTTTTTTATAGAACAAACAGCAACTATGGTTTTTTCTACCTATTACCCCATTGTAGGTGGGTGACGATGGCATTTTTACTGCAATCATATTAATTGCTTTTTATTTACCCAGACTTATAACGAGACCACTTTTACATAAGCTATAAAAGTGGTCTCCCAGGAAAAATAATTTTCTTTTTTGCTATTATTTAATCGGCCATTTGTTTTCTGCTAGTATGTTTTTTTTGCCTATGTACTTCGGCTAGTTACCTTTAGTTCCCCCGGCTCTGTCAACTTCGTTTAAATCTACCTGGAGCTTCTTTGCTTCAAACTTCTCTCCTTTGCTGAAGCGGTAACGCAGATTTACTTTAAAGGCTTGGGTACCGTTATATTGCTGTGAAGTGGTTGTGTTTCCGTTTATAGTTGTGTGACCCGCTATTCTTTTGGTTCTGAATACATCTGTAACGCTAAGGCTCAGGTCCAGTTTTTCATTTAAAAAAGATCGTTTTAAACCCGCATCTACCCACCAGTTATCCTTCAGTTGGTAAAGTCCATAAGCAATTGGGCCCTGGTAACCCGCGTTTATTTCCATGCGCATACCTCCCGGTAGTAGTATGTTATGGTTCGTTTGTGCCAGAAAAGTTACTTGCTCATTTTGCAGTACCTGTTCACCTCTGTTTAGGGCAAAGCGCTGGTAAAGAAGCGTGGTATTGTTGTTCATTTCCCAATTAGCCGACACCTGCACGGGAGCAGCCAGTGTAGCACTTGTGCTCTTCCTATCATCCACGTTCTGCTGCTGAAAAATAGTTAACTGATCAGAATAAATTTGGACCGGTACCTCTGCAATAAAATCTTTTGTGAGCGAGTAGTCCAGCAACAGATTATAACGCTGCTTAAAGGTTTGAGTCAGGGAAAAAGAATGGGTGTACTGTGGCTTCAGGTAAGGATTGCCCTGTACCAGCGAATAAGGATCGAGGTAGAACACGAATGGATTAAGCGACTCATATTGTGGCCGGTTTATTCTTCGGCTATAGTTGTAGCTGATCTGATACTCGTCATTTACGTTCTGCTGCAAAAACAAGCTGGGAAACAGATCCAGGTACTTCCGTTCAGTGCTTTGGTTAAGGGTTACAGAACGGCCCTCTGTTGTTGTTTGCTCTGCCCGCAAGCCTCCCTGCAGGTGCCACCTTTTGCCCATTGGAGTAGCGTAGTTGGCATAGGCAGCATATATGTTTTCTTTATATATAAAGTGGTTACTTCTGCTCTCGTCCAGGTGTTGTATGTTGCCAGCTGTTGTATAAAAGTGAAGTTCATTATCAGATACAACATGGCTTACTTTTGCTCCTGCTTCCAGTTTGCCTAGCTTACCAAGTGATTTGGTAAAATCGGTTTTAGCTGCGTATATATCGTAAGTG
Proteins encoded in this region:
- a CDS encoding M56 family metallopeptidase; protein product: MPALFVYLLQVNFALVLFYLAYRFLLRPLTFCTLNRFFLVLGIGFSLTYPLIDISQLFSKQPDFSVPFTVIVSDWRTLYLIPERVPASSFWLVLGFLFGSGVVLTALRFLVQLFSLYPIHRSSIPAWHNGFSYRQVKNRINPFSFWQTVYLHSSQHSPEELTAILQHEHIHVRQWHTLDVLLVEVTGILCWFNPVAWLLKQAVKENLEFITDRQMLLSGVNSQFYQYSLVRLSGLSSGITLVNNYNFLTIKMRIAMMNKCKSPLRHVARYAILVPMITVPLLAFTACNDEPTLTPGSSYNAPQSPSVQVTSPQAVVYYIDGKKETNTVAKNMDPSEIQSMNVFKGESARKLFGDKASNGVIVITTKKNQNSPQVLKFNEKLSLPK
- a CDS encoding BlaI/MecI/CopY family transcriptional regulator, yielding MERLTKPEEETMQVIWRTNGGFIKDFLEHLPAPQPPYTTLASTVKKLEQKGFIQSEKLGYSYRYTPLIQEKDYSRSFMSNFIGDYFQNSYKELVSFFAQEQQIGAAELQEIIEMIEKRKSE